A window of the Flavobacteriales bacterium genome harbors these coding sequences:
- the nadC gene encoding carboxylating nicotinate-nucleotide diphosphorylase translates to MKEELNTFIEFALNEDIREGDHTSLACIPNTAIGKAQLLVKENGVLAGMEVAQAIFEKVNPDIQFFPLMKDGESMAIGNVAFIVEGPSSSILTAERLVLNCMQHMSGIATKTRHIVQLLQGTQAKVLDTRKTTPGIRLLEKWAVKIGGGVNHRFGLYDMMMIKDNHIDFAGGIAAAIEKANNYQKNKGINIPIEVEARNLQEVDEILKAGNIQRIMLDNFSYADTRTAVERINSKYETEASGGITEETIREHALSGVDFISVGALTHSVNSLDLSLKAI, encoded by the coding sequence ATGAAAGAAGAATTAAATACCTTCATAGAATTCGCTCTAAATGAAGATATTAGAGAGGGCGACCACACTTCCCTAGCCTGTATTCCAAATACAGCCATTGGTAAAGCTCAACTATTAGTTAAAGAGAATGGTGTACTTGCTGGTATGGAAGTAGCCCAAGCTATTTTTGAAAAAGTTAATCCAGATATTCAGTTTTTTCCACTGATGAAAGATGGAGAAAGTATGGCAATCGGCAATGTGGCTTTTATAGTAGAAGGCCCATCCTCTTCTATTCTAACTGCCGAAAGACTCGTCCTAAATTGTATGCAACACATGAGTGGAATTGCTACAAAAACACGTCATATAGTACAATTATTGCAAGGCACACAAGCTAAGGTGCTAGATACTCGAAAAACTACACCAGGCATTCGTTTGTTGGAAAAATGGGCCGTAAAAATTGGTGGTGGAGTCAATCACCGTTTTGGTCTCTACGATATGATGATGATAAAAGACAATCATATCGATTTTGCTGGGGGAATAGCTGCTGCCATTGAGAAAGCCAATAACTATCAAAAGAACAAAGGAATAAATATTCCTATTGAAGTAGAAGCTCGAAACTTGCAAGAAGTGGATGAAATACTAAAAGCAGGTAACATACAACGTATTATGTTGGATAACTTCAGCTATGCCGATACACGAACAGCAGTAGAACGCATCAATAGCAAATACGAAACAGAAGCATCTGGAGGCATAACTGAAGAAACTATCAGAGAACACGCCTTGAGTGGAGTAGATTTTATCTCTGTGGGCGCATTAACACATTCTGTCAACAGCTTAGATTTAAGCCTGAAAGCTATTTAA
- a CDS encoding phosphoribosyltransferase family protein, with protein MEMNSSTTLVLNAQQMEQKLCRMAWEIYEKNHLEKEIVIAGISPQGAMLSQRLGKHLAKISKILVEVIEVKLDKKKPLSAPVQVSAHSDLDNKVVVLVDDVLKSGKTLMYGSQYFLNQPIKKLMTAILIDRNYKTYPIKADVVGLCLATTLQEHVTVELVKKEAVYLN; from the coding sequence ATGGAAATGAATTCATCAACAACTTTAGTACTAAATGCCCAACAGATGGAGCAGAAACTGTGTCGTATGGCTTGGGAGATTTATGAAAAAAACCATCTAGAAAAGGAAATTGTCATTGCAGGTATAAGCCCTCAAGGAGCAATGCTTTCTCAACGCTTAGGTAAGCACCTAGCAAAAATTTCCAAAATATTAGTAGAAGTCATAGAAGTTAAACTCGATAAAAAAAAGCCATTATCAGCGCCTGTACAAGTCAGTGCACATAGCGATTTAGATAATAAAGTTGTCGTGTTGGTAGATGATGTTTTAAAATCTGGAAAAACACTCATGTATGGTTCTCAATATTTTCTGAATCAACCTATTAAAAAGTTAATGACGGCTATTCTTATTGACCGAAACTACAAGACATACCCTATCAAAGCAGATGTTGTTGGACTATGTTTAGCGACAACTTTACAAGAACACGTTACTGTAGAATTAGTAAAGAAAGAAGCTGTTTACCTCAACTAA
- a CDS encoding YihY/virulence factor BrkB family protein translates to MKLKERLSFLVDWSKHLVLPGFSGMNLYDVAHFFIEGLEKGAITTRASSIAFNFFLALFPALIFFFTLIPYIPVDNFQEILLGLLGEVLPPSTNESAFKTITDIINHPRGGLLSFGFLMALYFSTNSINSLMEAFNSSYHISESRGMWKQRLIALGLTLMLSLMLIVAVALIVFTQFASNYFVDLGILKQSSITLMLIGKWIILLAFLFGGLSILFQYGPTKKTHWSLISPGSILATVFIIITSMGFGLYIDHFGQYNKLYGSIGTLIVILLWMYFNAIVMLIGFELNASIFSAKEHVKSSSFIDFFQKK, encoded by the coding sequence ATGAAACTCAAAGAACGTCTGTCATTTCTGGTTGATTGGAGCAAACACCTTGTTCTTCCTGGCTTTAGTGGTATGAACCTCTACGATGTGGCTCATTTTTTTATTGAAGGCCTAGAAAAAGGAGCTATCACAACTAGAGCCTCCTCTATTGCATTTAATTTTTTCTTGGCTTTGTTTCCTGCTCTTATTTTCTTCTTTACGCTAATCCCCTACATTCCTGTCGATAATTTTCAAGAAATTCTATTAGGTCTTTTGGGCGAGGTGTTGCCACCAAGCACTAACGAATCGGCATTTAAAACTATTACCGATATAATCAATCATCCTAGAGGTGGTTTACTATCATTTGGTTTTTTGATGGCCTTGTATTTTTCTACCAATAGCATAAACTCATTGATGGAGGCTTTTAATAGTTCCTATCACATTTCCGAGAGTAGAGGTATGTGGAAACAACGACTAATAGCTCTAGGACTTACGCTAATGCTATCACTGATGCTTATTGTTGCTGTTGCTCTTATCGTATTCACACAGTTTGCTAGTAATTACTTTGTGGATTTGGGCATACTCAAACAAAGCTCAATAACCCTTATGCTAATCGGAAAATGGATAATACTATTGGCTTTCCTATTTGGTGGCTTATCGATTTTGTTTCAATACGGCCCTACTAAAAAGACACATTGGAGCTTGATATCTCCGGGCTCTATATTAGCAACCGTATTTATCATCATTACCTCAATGGGCTTTGGACTATACATAGACCATTTTGGCCAGTACAACAAACTCTATGGCTCAATAGGAACGCTAATTGTTATTCTACTATGGATGTACTTTAATGCTATTGTTATGCTTATTGGCTTTGAGCTCAACGCAAGTATTTTTAGCGCAAAAGAGCACGTCAAATCATCTTCTTTTATCGATTTTTTCCAAAAAAAGTAA
- the hemN gene encoding oxygen-independent coproporphyrinogen III oxidase, with protein sequence MTSLVNKYNVAGPRYTSHPTVPYWDESTFSVDGYLRILKTTFESSKSEGVSLYIHLPFCESLCTFCACHKHITKRHQVEEDYIDAVLKEWTLYVDFLEDKPHIKEIHLGGGTPTFFSSENLSKLFDGIFKISVITANHELSFEAHPNHTSKEQLQALFDLGFRRLSFGIQDYGEKVQKAINRIQSFEQVKAVTEWSREIGYTSVSHDLIFGLPFQTLENIKDNITKTADLLPDRISLYSYAHVPWVKGVAQRGFDEKDLPKPKQKREMYEAAKSAFSDLGYDEIGMDHFALKTDSLYKSAKSKSLHRNFMGYTTNKTPLMIGLGMSSISDSWGGFSQNIKTVKSYQECVQTGQFPLFRGHILSKEDKVIRKHILNLMCHFETSWQSETLRFEGLEVTLERLQEMEKDELIQINDSSLIVLENGIPFVRNVCMAFDQHLMKNQPTKSVFSMTI encoded by the coding sequence ATAACATCTTTAGTGAACAAATACAATGTTGCTGGACCTAGATACACTTCGCATCCGACTGTTCCGTATTGGGATGAATCAACCTTCAGTGTTGATGGCTATTTACGAATCTTAAAGACCACTTTTGAATCTAGCAAATCAGAAGGAGTCAGCTTATATATTCATTTGCCCTTTTGTGAGAGTCTGTGTACATTTTGCGCTTGTCACAAACACATTACTAAACGCCATCAAGTTGAAGAGGATTATATAGATGCCGTATTAAAAGAATGGACACTCTATGTAGATTTTTTAGAGGACAAACCTCATATTAAAGAAATACATTTGGGTGGCGGAACACCGACTTTTTTTTCTAGTGAAAATCTTAGCAAATTGTTTGATGGCATTTTTAAAATATCAGTTATAACCGCAAATCACGAATTGAGTTTTGAAGCCCATCCTAACCACACTTCTAAAGAACAATTACAAGCCTTATTTGACTTAGGTTTTAGAAGGTTGAGTTTTGGTATTCAAGATTATGGTGAAAAAGTGCAAAAAGCCATTAATCGTATACAATCGTTTGAGCAAGTAAAAGCTGTGACAGAATGGTCAAGAGAGATAGGTTACACCTCAGTTAGTCACGACCTCATTTTTGGATTGCCATTTCAAACACTAGAAAATATAAAAGATAATATTACTAAAACAGCAGACCTTTTGCCCGATAGAATATCTTTATATAGTTATGCTCACGTTCCTTGGGTTAAAGGCGTAGCTCAGAGAGGGTTTGATGAAAAAGACTTGCCCAAACCAAAGCAAAAAAGGGAGATGTATGAAGCTGCAAAATCGGCATTTTCAGACTTGGGATATGATGAGATTGGCATGGATCATTTTGCCCTAAAAACAGATAGTTTGTATAAGTCAGCCAAGAGTAAGTCATTACACAGAAATTTTATGGGATATACAACCAACAAAACCCCATTAATGATAGGTTTAGGAATGTCATCAATTAGTGATAGTTGGGGTGGTTTTTCTCAAAATATTAAAACCGTTAAATCCTACCAAGAATGTGTTCAGACTGGTCAGTTTCCATTATTTAGAGGTCATATCTTGAGTAAAGAAGATAAAGTTATTAGAAAGCACATTCTAAATCTGATGTGTCATTTCGAAACCTCTTGGCAAAGTGAAACCTTGCGTTTTGAAGGATTAGAAGTTACTTTGGAAAGACTACAAGAAATGGAAAAGGATGAATTAATTCAAATAAACGATAGTAGTCTGATTGTTTTAGAGAATGGAATACCTTTTGTGAGAAACGTATGTATGGCTTTTGATCAACATTTGATGAAAAATCAGCCGACAAAATCGGTTTTTTCAATGACCATTTAG
- a CDS encoding methyltransferase domain-containing protein gives MLDKEFWNNRYKTEQTAWDIGYTSTPLKTFIDSIENKDLAILIPGCGRAYEAEYLHLKGFKNVTIIDLSPIALADFSKRVDSFSKSQLIEGDFFEHTGQYDLIIEQTFFCAIDPKLRKDYVSHSSKLLKKNGKIIGLLFAEEFGNDHPPFGGTKEEYEALFSTHYHIQQMKTATNSIEARKGRELFISFKNKIA, from the coding sequence ATGCTAGATAAAGAATTTTGGAATAACCGCTATAAAACCGAACAAACAGCTTGGGATATTGGTTACACCTCTACCCCCCTAAAAACATTTATTGACAGCATAGAAAACAAGGATTTAGCTATACTAATTCCCGGTTGCGGCAGAGCCTATGAGGCAGAATACTTACACCTAAAGGGCTTTAAAAACGTAACTATTATTGATCTATCACCTATAGCATTAGCGGACTTTTCTAAACGAGTGGATAGCTTTTCAAAAAGTCAGTTGATAGAAGGTGATTTCTTTGAGCATACCGGACAATACGACCTCATCATTGAACAAACCTTCTTTTGTGCTATAGACCCTAAGTTGAGAAAAGACTATGTCAGTCACAGTTCAAAATTACTCAAGAAAAATGGCAAAATAATTGGTCTCTTATTCGCTGAAGAATTTGGAAACGACCACCCTCCTTTTGGTGGAACAAAAGAAGAATATGAAGCGCTTTTTTCTACACATTACCATATTCAACAAATGAAAACGGCAACAAATTCTATTGAAGCAAGAAAAGGAAGAGAATTATTTATTTCTTTTAAAAACAAGATTGCTTAA
- a CDS encoding GNAT family N-acetyltransferase: MDIEWRFKSFEELTKTELHQMMILRQQVFVVEQDCPYLDADEKDQDSHHLLGYVEESLVAYLRLVQPGISYQEMSFGRIVTAQNQRGTGLGIALMQEGVEQSIKLYGTSRNRISAQSHLLPFYQKFGFESTGKEYLEDGIPHTEMIKLL, from the coding sequence ATGGATATAGAGTGGAGATTCAAGTCGTTTGAGGAGCTGACAAAAACGGAGTTACACCAGATGATGATTTTACGTCAGCAAGTGTTTGTGGTGGAGCAAGATTGTCCCTATCTAGATGCAGATGAAAAAGACCAAGATTCTCATCATCTCTTGGGGTATGTTGAGGAGTCATTAGTGGCCTATTTACGTTTGGTTCAACCAGGAATAAGTTATCAGGAAATGTCTTTTGGTCGTATTGTCACTGCTCAGAACCAAAGGGGTACAGGCTTGGGAATTGCTTTGATGCAAGAAGGTGTTGAACAATCCATAAAACTATATGGCACATCTCGTAATCGTATTTCTGCTCAATCGCATTTACTGCCTTTTTATCAAAAATTCGGTTTTGAATCTACAGGTAAAGAATACTTAGAAGACGGCATTCCACATACAGAGATGATCAAGTTATTGTGA
- a CDS encoding carboxypeptidase-like regulatory domain-containing protein, translating into MKYIFLMAFQLSALFIYAQGQIKGKINDQNGLPLIGANIVVENTTIGTTSDVNGKFKLEFDKLPVNIKVTYIGFQPKTIEVKNQSFLTVSLSESVEIDEVKVEATISTTELSMVNPLQVQKISSKELQKAACCNLSESFETNVTVDVTFSDAVSGAKQIQMLGLDGVYTQITQENVPLIRGLSSSYGLSYVPGTWIESIQVIKGAGSVINGFESFTGQINLEYFKPENADKMYWNFYTNSESKFENNLQFAKKTGKWQSNLFTSINYHDKEIDEDKNGFLDMPHMKSFNILNRWVREDERHRFNFTGRFLTENREGGQLDNVINPYKVVIDNTLMEFSSKTGFKMPDTPNKSFGVQTAFRRHQQDIQFGLTDYNGLQESAYINLIRQTYLKHNHHVLKYGMSSYADRYQESYQDKTFDRTDLTTGLFSEYSYTSPNQTVLVAGFRVDYHNEQGLNYTPRLNFKINPTEQTVVRLSAGRAMRIANPIAENTNYFASSRTFEIEDDLDVELALNYGVNVTHCFKLFDREATFNADAYRTQFENQVVVDVEDPSKLRFYNLDGESYSNSFQFDLNYELFERFDIKLAYKINEVYSTFVGMKKLSPLVPKERALVNLAYATDHLNKWMFDLTWNYIGESRIPQHQLIDKTTSDPFYVINSQVTKKFKNFDVYLGGENLLSYRQENPILGSNDPYGGDFDASLIWAPVMGRLIYTGIRLKIN; encoded by the coding sequence ATGAAATATATATTTTTAATGGCCTTTCAATTGAGTGCTTTGTTTATTTATGCACAGGGGCAGATAAAAGGAAAAATAAACGATCAAAATGGATTACCTCTTATAGGAGCTAACATAGTTGTAGAAAACACTACAATAGGGACAACTTCTGATGTAAACGGTAAGTTTAAACTAGAATTCGATAAATTGCCAGTTAATATTAAGGTAACTTATATTGGTTTTCAACCAAAAACTATTGAGGTAAAGAATCAATCTTTTCTAACGGTATCACTTAGCGAGTCGGTAGAAATAGATGAAGTTAAAGTTGAAGCTACAATAAGCACTACCGAATTATCTATGGTTAACCCCTTGCAAGTGCAAAAAATTTCGAGCAAAGAATTGCAAAAAGCAGCATGTTGTAATCTGTCAGAAAGCTTTGAAACCAACGTAACTGTAGATGTAACTTTTTCTGATGCCGTATCAGGAGCTAAACAAATACAAATGTTAGGTCTAGATGGTGTATATACCCAAATCACTCAAGAAAATGTTCCTCTTATTAGAGGGCTTTCTTCATCTTATGGTTTGTCCTATGTGCCCGGAACGTGGATAGAGTCTATCCAAGTAATTAAAGGAGCGGGTTCTGTTATCAATGGTTTTGAGTCCTTTACAGGGCAAATTAATTTGGAATATTTCAAGCCTGAAAATGCCGATAAAATGTATTGGAATTTTTATACCAATTCAGAGAGCAAGTTTGAAAACAACTTGCAATTCGCTAAGAAAACAGGCAAATGGCAAAGTAATTTGTTTACTAGTATCAATTATCACGATAAAGAAATTGATGAAGATAAAAATGGCTTTTTAGATATGCCTCATATGAAGTCTTTCAACATACTCAATAGGTGGGTAAGGGAGGATGAAAGACATCGGTTTAATTTTACTGGGCGATTTTTAACTGAAAACAGAGAAGGTGGGCAATTAGATAATGTTATCAACCCTTACAAAGTTGTTATTGATAACACTTTAATGGAGTTTAGTTCCAAGACAGGATTTAAGATGCCAGATACTCCAAATAAAAGCTTTGGTGTTCAAACGGCTTTTAGAAGACACCAACAAGATATTCAGTTTGGACTAACAGACTATAATGGTTTGCAAGAAAGTGCCTACATCAATTTAATACGTCAAACTTACCTCAAACACAATCATCATGTCTTAAAGTATGGTATGAGCTCCTATGCCGATAGATATCAAGAGAGTTATCAGGATAAAACCTTTGATAGAACGGACTTGACTACGGGTTTGTTTTCAGAGTATAGCTATACTTCCCCTAATCAAACGGTTTTGGTTGCTGGTTTTCGTGTCGATTATCATAATGAACAAGGCTTAAACTATACACCTAGGCTAAATTTTAAAATTAACCCTACAGAACAAACGGTGGTTAGGTTGTCAGCAGGACGAGCAATGCGAATTGCAAACCCTATTGCTGAAAACACCAATTATTTTGCTTCATCTAGAACCTTTGAGATAGAAGACGATTTAGATGTGGAGTTAGCCTTAAATTATGGTGTGAATGTGACCCATTGTTTCAAATTGTTTGATAGAGAAGCGACTTTTAATGCTGATGCTTATAGAACCCAATTTGAAAATCAAGTGGTGGTAGATGTAGAAGATCCTTCGAAATTACGTTTTTATAACCTAGACGGTGAATCTTATTCTAATAGTTTTCAGTTTGACTTAAATTACGAGTTATTTGAACGCTTTGACATTAAGTTGGCATACAAGATTAACGAGGTTTATTCCACTTTCGTCGGTATGAAAAAGTTGTCTCCATTAGTACCTAAAGAGCGTGCCTTGGTTAATTTGGCATATGCTACTGACCACCTTAACAAATGGATGTTCGATTTAACTTGGAATTACATTGGTGAGAGTCGAATTCCTCAACACCAATTGATAGATAAAACGACTTCAGATCCATTCTATGTTATCAATAGTCAAGTGACTAAAAAGTTCAAAAACTTTGACGTTTATCTTGGCGGCGAAAACTTATTGAGCTACAGACAGGAAAATCCTATATTGGGAAGCAATGATCCATATGGTGGTGACTTTGATGCTTCTTTAATTTGGGCACCTGTTATGGGACGTTTGATTTATACTGGAATACGCCTAAAAATTAACTAA
- the rocD gene encoding ornithine--oxo-acid transaminase → MYSSQELIEIEEKFGAHNYHPLPVVLSKGDGVHVWDVEGKQYFDFLSAYSAVNQGHCHPKIIKALTDQAATLTLTSRAFHNDILGQYEKFITDLFGYDKVLPMNTGVEGGETANKLARKWGYMKKGIAENKARIIFAKGNFWGRTLAAISSSDDPTSYTGFGPFMPGYDLIPYNNLEALETELKDPNVCAFMVEPIQGEAGVVVPDEGYLAGVRKLCSKYNVLFIADEVQTGIARTGKMLACDFEDARPDILILGKALSGGVLPVSAVLADDDVMLCIKAGEHGSTFGGNPLACKVAQAALEVVLDEKLAENAEVLGEVFRTELRNRIGGLNIVSLVRGKGLLNAIVINDTEDSSTAWDMCMALRDNGLLAKPTHGNIIRFAPPLVISKEQLLECIDIIESTLKTFEK, encoded by the coding sequence ATGTACTCATCACAAGAACTTATTGAAATAGAAGAAAAATTTGGTGCTCATAACTATCACCCTCTGCCTGTTGTTTTGTCAAAAGGTGATGGAGTGCATGTTTGGGACGTTGAAGGAAAGCAATATTTTGATTTTCTTTCTGCTTATTCAGCTGTTAATCAGGGGCATTGTCACCCTAAAATCATTAAAGCACTAACAGATCAAGCTGCTACACTAACGCTTACGTCTAGAGCTTTTCATAACGATATACTGGGGCAATACGAAAAATTCATCACTGACCTATTTGGTTACGATAAGGTATTGCCAATGAATACGGGTGTTGAAGGTGGAGAAACGGCTAATAAATTAGCTCGTAAGTGGGGTTATATGAAGAAAGGAATTGCTGAAAATAAAGCCCGTATCATTTTTGCAAAAGGCAATTTTTGGGGACGTACTTTAGCTGCTATCTCTAGTTCTGATGATCCTACTTCATACACCGGTTTTGGACCTTTTATGCCAGGGTATGATTTAATCCCTTACAATAACTTAGAAGCATTAGAAACAGAATTGAAAGACCCTAACGTCTGTGCTTTTATGGTAGAACCTATTCAAGGTGAAGCAGGTGTTGTAGTACCTGACGAAGGTTACCTTGCAGGTGTTCGTAAATTATGTAGTAAGTACAACGTTTTATTCATTGCAGATGAAGTACAGACGGGTATTGCTCGTACAGGAAAAATGTTAGCTTGTGATTTTGAAGATGCCAGACCAGATATTTTAATCCTTGGTAAAGCCCTTTCTGGTGGTGTGTTGCCTGTTTCTGCAGTCTTAGCAGATGATGACGTTATGTTATGCATTAAAGCCGGTGAACACGGTTCTACATTTGGTGGAAACCCTTTAGCATGTAAAGTTGCTCAAGCAGCATTAGAGGTTGTTCTTGACGAAAAATTAGCAGAAAATGCAGAGGTATTAGGTGAAGTTTTTAGAACTGAGTTAAGAAATAGAATTGGTGGACTTAACATTGTTTCTTTAGTAAGAGGTAAAGGGCTTTTAAATGCTATTGTTATCAACGATACAGAAGATAGTTCAACCGCTTGGGATATGTGTATGGCTCTTAGAGATAATGGGCTTTTAGCTAAGCCTACTCATGGGAATATCATTCGTTTTGCTCCTCCTTTGGTTATTAGCAAAGAGCAATTGTTAGAGTGTATAGACATCATTGAAAGTACTTTGAAGACGTTTGAAAAATAA
- the rlmD gene encoding 23S rRNA (uracil(1939)-C(5))-methyltransferase RlmD, with product MGRKRKKILLENVHVSDAGAKGKAVTRLENGLVLFVEGAVPGDVCDVLVHKKRRSFLEGRPVKFHSYSERRREAKCEHFGLCGGCKWQFMGYEHQLEFKQKEVIDSLSRLGGIELPEVNPILGCENEFRYRNKMDFAFTNRRWITEEESAEGHEITDRNGAGFRVAGFWDKVINLNECHLQAEPSNAIRKAARDYAIEHELDFFDIAEKEGFLRALTIRMSSTGEIMALFQFFYEDEKNREGLLDHIKEQFPEITSLLYTINSKGNETIFDLDIITYHGQDCIYEEMEGLKFKIGPKSFYQTNSKQAYELYKIARDFAQIEKDDIVYDLYTGTGTIAQFVGKKALKVIGVESVPEAIEAAKENARNNGIDNCKFYVGDMKEIFTEDFIRKNGQPDVIITDPPRDGMHKKVVGQLLDVNPKRIVYVSCNPATQARDLALMNEHYKVSKVQPVDMFPQTFHVENVVLLEKR from the coding sequence ATGGGAAGAAAGAGGAAAAAGATACTTTTAGAAAATGTACATGTATCAGATGCAGGAGCCAAAGGAAAGGCCGTTACTCGACTAGAAAACGGACTCGTTCTTTTTGTAGAAGGAGCTGTACCTGGCGATGTATGCGATGTGTTGGTACATAAAAAAAGACGTTCTTTTTTAGAAGGCAGACCTGTCAAATTTCATTCTTATTCCGAAAGAAGAAGAGAGGCCAAATGTGAACATTTTGGACTTTGTGGAGGTTGCAAATGGCAATTTATGGGTTACGAGCATCAGCTCGAATTCAAACAAAAAGAAGTAATCGATTCGCTTAGCCGACTAGGTGGGATAGAATTACCCGAAGTTAATCCTATTTTAGGTTGCGAAAATGAATTTCGCTACCGTAACAAAATGGATTTCGCCTTTACCAACAGGCGTTGGATAACCGAAGAAGAAAGTGCAGAAGGACATGAAATAACTGACCGTAATGGTGCTGGTTTTAGAGTAGCAGGGTTTTGGGACAAGGTTATTAACCTTAACGAATGCCACTTACAAGCAGAACCTTCCAATGCTATACGTAAAGCCGCTAGAGATTATGCTATTGAACACGAATTGGACTTTTTTGATATTGCCGAAAAAGAGGGCTTTCTAAGAGCGCTTACCATTCGAATGAGTAGCACAGGAGAGATAATGGCTTTATTTCAATTCTTCTACGAAGATGAGAAAAATAGAGAGGGCTTACTCGATCATATCAAAGAACAATTTCCTGAAATCACATCTTTGCTTTATACCATTAACAGTAAGGGCAATGAAACTATATTCGATTTAGATATAATCACCTATCATGGCCAAGATTGTATTTATGAAGAGATGGAAGGATTAAAATTTAAGATTGGACCAAAATCGTTTTACCAGACCAACTCCAAACAGGCATATGAATTATATAAAATTGCTAGGGATTTTGCCCAAATAGAAAAAGACGATATTGTTTACGATTTGTACACAGGAACAGGCACAATTGCTCAATTTGTTGGCAAAAAAGCATTGAAAGTAATCGGAGTAGAATCCGTTCCAGAGGCCATTGAAGCTGCCAAAGAAAATGCCAGAAATAACGGCATCGATAACTGCAAGTTTTATGTCGGCGATATGAAAGAAATATTTACCGAAGATTTTATTCGCAAAAACGGTCAGCCTGACGTAATTATTACCGACCCACCAAGAGATGGTATGCACAAAAAAGTAGTTGGTCAGCTATTAGACGTGAACCCCAAACGTATCGTTTATGTTAGTTGTAATCCAGCTACTCAAGCTAGGGATTTGGCACTAATGAATGAACATTATAAAGTGAGCAAAGTACAGCCTGTTGATATGTTCCCGCAGACTTTCCATGTAGAAAATGTGGTCTTATTAGAAAAACGATAG